The following coding sequences lie in one Spirochaetota bacterium genomic window:
- a CDS encoding AAA family ATPase — protein sequence MSENLQYIHRSLSTILPHDTERKLVLITGARQTGKTTLAKKAYPHLQYINFDSPEIRLRVKKIATTNWPLDIGTAILDEVQKAPEVFEKIKYCFDEQSINFSLLLGSSQILLLKNIRESLAGRIWIYELWPFMLQELIQMDKNTAKPLFAQLLESDSPLSLLGQQPSVIIDQKDTMNKKAEDYLLQWGGMPALRYSTTSTVAFAGNEFIFSPSKIASTVTIALYTPAF from the coding sequence ATGAGCGAAAATTTACAGTATATTCATAGAAGTTTAAGCACAATTCTTCCACACGATACAGAAAGAAAACTGGTATTGATCACCGGCGCACGTCAAACAGGAAAAACTACCCTTGCCAAAAAGGCTTACCCCCATCTACAGTATATCAACTTTGATTCACCAGAAATCCGCTTACGGGTAAAAAAAATTGCTACTACCAATTGGCCACTGGATATTGGCACAGCTATTCTTGATGAAGTCCAAAAAGCACCTGAAGTATTTGAAAAAATTAAATATTGTTTTGATGAACAATCAATTAATTTTTCTCTACTACTGGGCTCAAGTCAAATTCTTTTATTAAAAAACATTCGTGAATCACTTGCAGGTAGAATCTGGATTTATGAGCTATGGCCATTTATGTTACAAGAATTGATACAAATGGATAAAAATACTGCAAAACCCCTATTTGCACAATTGTTGGAATCCGATTCACCGCTTTCTTTACTGGGCCAACAGCCATCAGTGATAATTGACCAAAAAGATACTATGAATAAAAAGGCAGAGGATTATTTACTGCAATGGGGAGGTATGCCTGCTTTACGTTACTCAACCACCTCCACTGTTGCTTTTGCTGGCAATGAGTTTATCTTTTCTCCATCTAAAATTGCTTCTACAGTTACTATCGCACTGTATACTCCAGCCTTTTGA
- a CDS encoding VWA domain-containing protein, translating to MKRILMVSFYMILSVTVAMFSLQCAGKAVKEVKPVESDDTTRDTASKVKVDEIEVIEPKKMKSEGAEESKSPKAEIMKKESSPEALAKPKGTTLKKFESTKAVSGLKAGFADDNKQFNYFVNFIKDYKDKVQHYPINISERIIFYCKDIAGKSITNAKVGVYSGKKLLEIGKTYADGSFMFYPSEYDAKYTTYTLTFEALNTKTDITIDRQGKREHTVTLNTQRPQYKNVPLDILFVFDTTGSMGEEIARLKKTIEIINLNIASLSTKPDVRFGMVLYKDKGDEYVTKIIPLTGDLEKFQKELALVNAAGGGDGPEDLQSALEDAVKKIQWNTGGIRLAFIITDAEAHLDYGQQYTYVDAAHDAKKQAIKFYSIGTGGLPLMGEFILRQISQYTQGRYIFLTYGERGESEGGKEGSVSHHTGANFQTDKLESIIIRFAKEELAYLTDQPLEEGEAYFDAKKVEDETNEETLQKLFDMAIAQLIDYSAINIKQGEPTAVLPIQSSDAALKTNAEYFTEQLSMALGKNKVFKQVERKNMQQILNEIGLGQTGIVDETGAAKAGKMLGAKMLITGTIYAKNNNYELFLKLIRVESAEVLSATKAIVDKNLGVAESVKKPQPKQPVKKKKSP from the coding sequence ATGAAAAGAATTCTTATGGTATCATTCTATATGATTTTATCAGTCACAGTGGCAATGTTTTCGTTGCAATGTGCAGGGAAAGCAGTAAAGGAGGTTAAACCAGTAGAAAGCGATGACACCACACGTGACACTGCTTCAAAGGTTAAGGTTGATGAAATTGAAGTAATAGAACCAAAAAAGATGAAATCTGAAGGGGCAGAAGAATCAAAAAGTCCAAAAGCTGAAATAATGAAAAAAGAATCATCTCCTGAAGCTTTAGCCAAACCAAAAGGAACGACACTGAAAAAATTTGAATCCACGAAGGCTGTATCAGGATTAAAAGCAGGATTTGCTGACGATAATAAGCAATTCAATTATTTTGTTAATTTTATTAAAGATTACAAAGATAAAGTACAGCATTATCCCATTAATATATCCGAAAGAATTATTTTTTATTGTAAGGATATAGCTGGCAAATCAATAACCAATGCTAAGGTTGGTGTTTATAGCGGAAAAAAACTTCTTGAAATTGGCAAAACGTATGCTGATGGATCGTTCATGTTTTATCCTTCAGAATATGATGCAAAATATACTACGTATACACTCACATTTGAAGCATTGAACACAAAGACAGATATTACGATAGACCGGCAGGGGAAGCGCGAACATACAGTAACACTCAATACGCAGCGACCACAATATAAAAATGTCCCACTTGATATACTCTTTGTGTTTGATACCACCGGCAGTATGGGTGAAGAAATTGCCCGCCTTAAAAAAACAATAGAAATTATTAATCTTAATATTGCATCACTGAGCACAAAACCCGATGTTCGTTTTGGCATGGTGCTTTATAAAGATAAGGGCGATGAATATGTTACTAAGATAATTCCCCTGACAGGTGACCTTGAAAAATTTCAGAAAGAGCTTGCACTGGTTAACGCAGCCGGCGGTGGTGACGGCCCTGAGGATTTGCAGTCGGCACTTGAGGATGCAGTGAAAAAAATACAATGGAATACTGGTGGTATACGGCTTGCGTTTATTATCACTGATGCAGAGGCACATTTAGATTATGGACAACAATATACGTATGTTGATGCAGCCCATGATGCAAAAAAACAAGCAATTAAATTTTATTCGATAGGCACCGGCGGGCTTCCCTTAATGGGCGAGTTTATATTACGTCAGATTTCACAGTATACCCAGGGCAGGTACATATTCTTAACGTATGGTGAACGTGGCGAAAGTGAGGGAGGCAAAGAGGGGAGTGTGAGTCATCACACTGGTGCAAATTTCCAGACAGACAAATTAGAGTCAATAATAATTCGTTTTGCAAAAGAAGAACTGGCATATCTTACCGACCAGCCACTGGAAGAGGGCGAGGCGTATTTTGATGCCAAAAAGGTTGAAGATGAAACAAATGAAGAAACCCTTCAAAAGCTTTTTGATATGGCAATAGCTCAATTAATTGACTACTCGGCTATCAATATAAAGCAAGGTGAGCCAACTGCAGTGTTGCCCATACAATCAAGCGATGCTGCACTGAAAACAAATGCTGAATATTTCACCGAGCAGCTTTCAATGGCTCTTGGCAAAAACAAGGTATTCAAGCAGGTTGAGCGTAAAAACATGCAACAGATATTGAATGAAATTGGCCTGGGGCAAACTGGTATAGTGGATGAAACCGGTGCTGCAAAAGCGGGGAAGATGTTAGGAGCAAAAATGCTTATTACCGGTACCATATATGCAAAGAATAATAATTACGAACTATTCTTGAAGCTTATACGGGTTGAAAGTGCTGAGGTACTATCGGCTACAAAGGCAATTGTTGACAAAAATTTAGGTGTTGCTGAAAGCGTAAAAAAGCCACAGCCAAAACAACCGGTAAAGAAGAAAAAATCACCTTAA
- a CDS encoding carboxypeptidase regulatory-like domain-containing protein, giving the protein MKRWSFLIIGIIVCIVSIPFSAKGAIQNKNFELTNCLTWNFQDKPTPQTYWSPYLPMPTQQVFRMKIGFRFSTGTIALKDSVKVNFSWDDSEAVAFKTLKLKVKASLKDENFNVFESAFGVYLPNTIEVGFVGVSGLPNIAPWFELPYDFWDLVSFIPKVGSYIASAQDQIGVNMSSKNKLPLGGQAEYHDTRDLISLSLADFLTDAKKEKIATNIFNKIPASTRTALISAIKMAKKVNDAGAEKIVKDLIGKGVEKLGGMASVTVKGDPSYTIKGNSLVVLVKYWIPGKMSGNYPITFTRPDEEFTLNIKMPAFIKEDDKLHVAVESVTYNFILEQNLKFKIALGTIPFVTSPEWDVVNSRKVVTYSQVTKTFAANDYLVEIPIAKSSDPILDYKVRTGTSTATVWWASPNVAMKGTVKVFQGNTLIAQKTEPTFTTSHQVQFSGLSKNTAYRFVTTCVDTQGGIYPEMMIDATTKEKSSYYFISKTELYQQGLGTLRLYDYSISADTSSITFTWKTNVPASTEVFLGLASDFSDNYVAYVKKGVRNSDGSYSNISIAKGYYDSSHLPGDRVLETNHSITITGLDPATTYYYRIASWMFTDTQHIKIVADPTGNPFVPLEYVSTATTKQAPLLNVQCLKAANRVPVKNLTVTIEKQGQSQQCITDTNGFLPQLVLEKNTTYVISLQNHPYYADTSVTVTVPANQEGLMQNKELLLAYKTIPGGYVFDSSGNPIQGVIISATKGTQTKTATTDAKGFYAFDGDWLQEGSYTLTATKDGFMPGTIKATVNADGIFSAAPLKMKSTVIMFNIQAKDFRGNPVSNADVTIKEGNTIKYTGKTNAQGNAQITLQGYRDSNEHAFIVEVVHWQKDSFLNPDYLPVIMHITSFADDVNTLQAVFQPNLNPPVVISSSLWRVVNTFELECKLNIATRYCIAHTKPDGTTSTSTEIWSTLVDNKPVIKRTFDMNGQPYGIHTFTVYARDKYNTQLHPIITLEKEWKFIDVASTPIVYPQIQPSNTSLTFKWKAWYKEAEFGKYMIILENPAKTIEVPNYETTQYTITGLTPGTLYCGTYKVFDNNGNVLFAMQSPQRFCVKTSSQPPVISNVQITPNPANTNTKIFLQAQVSDPDTNLSTVKVQLQRIEEVKDSKGNVIDKKVASSTEIYTNSNVTAKSTTINAKFTVSQPGSYILIIRAEGASTNEYAESEHPITINQDNTSIPVISITIPKQISLKDAEKLNYSLGITINTIHSESRDIRAFIDWGDGTKQVVDIKPDMLTKTTIGKEGSKDYSSIYTGTVTVPCKYQKAGVYSAIVTVEAILDGEKINSLPAKATVEVVE; this is encoded by the coding sequence ATGAAAAGATGGAGTTTCCTGATTATTGGTATTATAGTATGTATAGTATCTATCCCTTTCAGTGCTAAAGGTGCCATTCAAAATAAGAATTTTGAGCTTACCAATTGTCTAACCTGGAATTTTCAGGATAAACCTACTCCACAGACGTACTGGTCGCCGTATTTACCAATGCCAACCCAACAGGTTTTCAGGATGAAGATAGGGTTTAGGTTTTCTACAGGAACTATCGCCCTAAAAGATTCAGTAAAAGTTAATTTTAGCTGGGATGACAGCGAAGCGGTTGCCTTTAAAACACTTAAGCTTAAGGTTAAGGCCTCTTTAAAAGACGAAAATTTTAATGTCTTTGAAAGTGCATTTGGTGTGTATTTGCCTAACACCATTGAGGTTGGTTTTGTGGGTGTATCGGGATTACCGAATATTGCGCCGTGGTTTGAGCTCCCATACGATTTTTGGGATCTTGTTTCGTTTATACCAAAGGTTGGAAGCTATATTGCAAGCGCGCAGGATCAGATTGGCGTAAATATGAGTTCAAAGAACAAGTTGCCATTAGGTGGTCAGGCAGAGTATCACGACACTCGCGATCTTATTAGTTTGAGTTTGGCAGACTTTTTGACTGATGCAAAAAAAGAAAAGATAGCAACCAATATTTTCAACAAGATCCCTGCAAGTACTCGTACCGCATTGATTTCTGCTATTAAAATGGCAAAAAAGGTTAATGATGCAGGAGCAGAAAAAATTGTTAAAGATTTAATTGGAAAAGGTGTTGAAAAGCTTGGAGGTATGGCTTCAGTTACTGTGAAAGGTGATCCAAGTTATACAATAAAAGGGAACTCTCTTGTGGTGCTGGTAAAATACTGGATACCAGGGAAAATGAGTGGCAATTATCCTATTACATTCACCAGGCCCGATGAGGAGTTTACTCTCAATATAAAAATGCCAGCATTTATAAAAGAAGATGATAAGCTGCACGTAGCTGTTGAAAGCGTTACGTATAATTTTATTCTTGAGCAAAATCTTAAGTTTAAAATAGCACTGGGTACTATTCCATTTGTGACTTCACCAGAATGGGATGTAGTAAATTCACGTAAGGTGGTAACCTATTCGCAGGTTACAAAGACATTTGCTGCCAATGATTATCTTGTAGAAATACCAATTGCAAAATCAAGCGATCCAATACTGGATTATAAAGTAAGGACGGGGACATCCACCGCAACGGTATGGTGGGCTTCACCTAATGTGGCAATGAAAGGCACTGTAAAAGTGTTTCAAGGAAATACTCTCATTGCACAAAAAACCGAACCAACCTTTACGACATCGCATCAGGTTCAGTTTTCAGGGCTTTCAAAAAATACTGCATATAGATTTGTTACAACCTGTGTGGATACGCAAGGCGGAATATATCCCGAAATGATGATAGATGCAACTACAAAAGAAAAATCTTCTTATTATTTTATAAGTAAAACTGAATTGTATCAGCAAGGTTTAGGCACACTGCGTTTGTATGATTATTCCATATCTGCAGATACCTCATCCATAACCTTCACCTGGAAGACTAATGTGCCTGCATCTACTGAAGTTTTTTTGGGGCTTGCGTCTGATTTTTCGGATAACTATGTTGCCTATGTAAAAAAAGGAGTGCGTAATTCTGATGGAAGCTATTCCAATATTAGCATTGCAAAAGGGTATTATGATTCTTCACATCTTCCTGGCGATAGAGTACTGGAAACAAACCATTCTATTACAATAACTGGCCTTGATCCAGCTACCACCTATTATTATAGAATTGCATCCTGGATGTTTACTGATACACAACATATCAAGATAGTTGCTGATCCAACGGGAAATCCATTTGTTCCATTAGAATACGTTTCAACGGCTACTACCAAACAGGCGCCACTTCTTAATGTGCAATGCCTAAAAGCAGCGAACAGAGTGCCTGTAAAAAATCTTACTGTTACTATTGAAAAGCAGGGACAAAGTCAGCAATGTATTACCGATACCAATGGCTTTTTACCGCAATTAGTCCTTGAAAAAAATACAACGTATGTAATCTCACTGCAAAATCATCCCTACTATGCGGATACCAGTGTTACTGTTACCGTACCTGCAAATCAGGAAGGATTAATGCAGAATAAAGAACTATTGCTGGCTTACAAAACTATACCAGGTGGATATGTGTTCGATAGTAGTGGCAATCCAATTCAGGGAGTAATTATTAGCGCAACAAAAGGTACACAAACTAAAACAGCAACCACCGACGCAAAAGGCTTTTATGCATTTGATGGTGATTGGTTGCAGGAGGGCTCATACACGCTTACTGCTACCAAAGATGGATTTATGCCAGGAACTATTAAGGCTACAGTGAATGCTGATGGAATATTTAGTGCAGCACCACTAAAGATGAAATCTACTGTAATAATGTTCAATATACAGGCAAAGGATTTTAGAGGAAATCCTGTTTCCAATGCAGATGTTACCATAAAAGAGGGTAATACAATAAAATATACCGGAAAAACAAATGCGCAGGGAAATGCACAGATTACATTACAGGGATATAGAGATAGCAATGAACACGCGTTTATTGTTGAGGTGGTTCACTGGCAAAAAGATTCATTTCTTAACCCCGACTATCTGCCAGTTATAATGCACATAACGTCATTTGCTGATGATGTAAATACATTACAAGCTGTATTTCAACCAAATCTTAATCCACCAGTTGTTATAAGCTCATCGCTATGGCGGGTGGTCAATACCTTTGAATTAGAGTGTAAACTAAATATTGCAACACGATATTGTATTGCGCATACCAAACCGGATGGTACCACATCAACCTCAACTGAGATATGGTCAACACTTGTTGACAATAAACCTGTGATAAAAAGGACTTTTGATATGAATGGTCAACCGTATGGAATACATACATTTACGGTGTATGCACGTGATAAGTATAACACACAACTACACCCAATTATTACGTTAGAAAAAGAGTGGAAATTTATTGATGTGGCTAGCACACCTATTGTGTATCCACAAATACAACCTTCAAATACTTCGCTTACTTTTAAATGGAAAGCGTGGTATAAAGAAGCAGAGTTTGGCAAATATATGATAATTTTAGAAAATCCAGCTAAAACCATAGAAGTGCCAAATTATGAAACAACACAGTATACAATAACAGGGCTTACACCAGGAACATTATATTGTGGCACCTATAAAGTGTTTGATAATAATGGGAATGTACTCTTTGCTATGCAGAGTCCCCAGCGCTTTTGTGTAAAAACTTCATCGCAGCCTCCTGTTATTTCAAATGTTCAGATTACACCTAACCCTGCAAACACTAATACGAAAATATTTTTACAGGCTCAGGTAAGTGATCCCGATACCAATTTATCCACAGTAAAGGTGCAATTGCAAAGGATAGAAGAGGTTAAAGATAGTAAGGGAAATGTAATAGATAAGAAAGTAGCTAGTTCAACTGAAATATACACTAATTCAAATGTGACTGCAAAATCAACAACCATTAATGCAAAATTTACAGTAAGCCAGCCAGGATCATATATACTCATTATACGTGCTGAAGGTGCTTCCACAAACGAATATGCTGAATCAGAGCATCCAATTACCATAAATCAAGACAACACTTCCATACCTGTAATTTCAATTACAATCCCCAAACAGATATCGTTGAAAGATGCAGAAAAATTAAATTATTCATTGGGCATTACTATTAATACAATACATTCGGAATCACGTGATATACGGGCATTTATAGATTGGGGGGATGGTACCAAGCAGGTAGTGGACATTAAACCAGATATGCTTACCAAAACAACGATAGGTAAAGAAGGCTCAAAAGATTATAGTAGTATTTACACGGGCACAGTGACAGTCCCTTGCAAATATCAAAAGGCTGGAGTATACAGTGCGATAGTAACTGTAGAAGCAATTTTAGATGGAGAAAAGATAAACTCATTGCCAGCAAAAGCAACAGTGGAGGTGGTTGAGTAA
- a CDS encoding DHH family phosphoesterase, which produces MPKEGFKTARQKNDCIEAIIQELVNRNGFLIIGHTNPDEDCVASMIAFSLLAKKFDKQVKIFTLKKIPENFKYLVDIAVYNRIDVVTAIPRSFAVDTIVICDTAKPSMIDANRTVLQLLKKRTIRKIEIDHHIGADSDYAGDPGYRLVTEASSASELVGQIVLKLRAKKEILKKYVILDPLSRNLVLAILTGIIGDSQMGRYLKSSREKRMYRIFSTLFNDILSTTTIKESNITNMNQIFDQLKQASQKEKQCFQYIKKKSKVYKSVGYAMLSEDDMRYLYENFDDDDIISTTRTLADMLAEDSGKVGLVIYYDIPEKSDLVQFRMRRSQNYKNYDLREFLNTMGIENGGGHEGAIGFRLPKNAVDDYQKFVMSLVKKVNALLP; this is translated from the coding sequence ATGCCTAAAGAAGGTTTTAAAACAGCAAGACAAAAGAATGATTGTATTGAAGCAATAATTCAGGAATTAGTAAACCGCAATGGTTTTCTTATAATAGGGCATACAAATCCTGATGAAGATTGTGTTGCTTCCATGATAGCATTTTCCCTGCTTGCAAAAAAATTTGATAAGCAGGTAAAAATATTTACATTAAAAAAAATACCGGAAAACTTCAAGTACCTTGTTGATATTGCTGTGTATAATCGCATTGATGTAGTAACGGCAATACCCCGGTCATTTGCTGTTGATACAATCGTGATTTGTGATACTGCCAAGCCTTCAATGATTGATGCTAACAGAACGGTACTGCAGCTACTTAAAAAACGCACTATTCGTAAAATAGAAATAGATCATCATATTGGTGCCGATAGTGACTATGCTGGTGATCCTGGATATAGGCTGGTGACCGAGGCATCAAGTGCAAGTGAGCTTGTAGGGCAGATTGTGCTGAAACTGAGGGCAAAAAAAGAAATCTTAAAAAAATATGTTATTCTGGATCCACTGTCTAGAAACCTGGTGCTTGCAATTTTAACAGGCATTATTGGCGATTCACAGATGGGACGGTATTTGAAATCATCACGAGAAAAGCGGATGTACAGGATATTCAGTACACTTTTTAATGATATATTAAGTACAACCACCATTAAAGAATCAAATATCACCAATATGAATCAGATCTTTGATCAGTTGAAACAGGCATCCCAAAAAGAAAAACAGTGTTTCCAGTATATTAAGAAAAAAAGCAAAGTGTATAAATCAGTTGGATATGCAATGCTGTCTGAAGATGATATGCGCTATCTGTATGAAAATTTTGATGATGATGATATTATTTCAACTACACGAACACTGGCAGATATGCTGGCTGAAGATTCAGGGAAGGTTGGTTTGGTAATATACTATGACATTCCTGAAAAATCAGATTTAGTGCAATTCCGTATGCGGCGCAGCCAGAATTACAAAAACTATGATTTGCGTGAATTTCTCAATACAATGGGCATTGAAAATGGTGGAGGACATGAAGGAGCAATTGGGTTCAGGTTGCCAAAAAATGCCGTGGACGATTATCAAAAGTTTGTGATGTCCCTGGTAAAAAAAGTAAATGCTCTTTTGCCATAA